Proteins encoded together in one Formosa sp. Hel3_A1_48 window:
- the argS gene encoding arginine--tRNA ligase produces the protein MSLQKILSQHIKSAFKSQFQTEIDHIEFQATRKDFEGDITVVTFPMLRMVKMNPVQLGEQLGAYLVACSDEVVSFNVVKGFLNLVLSDTYFFQLFRRIQSVEKFGFISAAQSDAVMVEYSSPNTNKPLHLGHIRNNLLGFSIAEILKASGKKVYKTQIINDRGIHICKSMLAWQRFAQGQTPESTGIKGDKFVGNFYVKFDQEYKKEIAKLEQDGLALDEAKVKAPILLAAQEMLRQWEAGDAEVVKLWKTMNQWVYDGFELTYNNLGVNFDSYYYESETYLLGKSFIEEGLKKGVFFKKDDGSVWCDLAEEGLDEKIVLRSDGTAVYMTQDIGTAVQRVKDCPDISAMVYTVGNEQDYHFKVLFHILKKLGFEWAQNLFHLSYGMVDLPSGKMKSREGTVVDADDLVLEMTNTAQLISQDLGKLDGYSEAEKNNTYSIIGLGALKYFILKVDPKKSILFDPEASVDFQGNTGPFIQYTYARIQAILRKAPTDGQIDFSKLSLSVKERNVLKQLEVFPVVIQQAAANYSPALIANYTYDLVKEFNSFYQNISILGAESSGLMSFRVQLCAAVGETIKNAFSLLGIQVPERM, from the coding sequence ATGAGTCTTCAAAAAATTCTTTCTCAACACATAAAATCAGCATTTAAATCTCAGTTTCAGACGGAGATAGACCACATTGAATTTCAGGCTACTCGAAAAGATTTTGAAGGCGATATTACTGTCGTTACATTTCCAATGTTGCGGATGGTAAAAATGAATCCAGTACAGCTAGGCGAACAATTAGGAGCCTATTTAGTAGCGTGTTCAGACGAAGTGGTTTCATTTAATGTAGTGAAGGGCTTTTTAAATTTAGTACTTTCAGATACTTATTTTTTTCAATTATTTCGTCGAATTCAATCAGTTGAAAAATTTGGTTTTATTTCAGCTGCTCAAAGCGATGCTGTAATGGTGGAGTACTCCTCTCCGAATACAAATAAGCCCTTGCATTTAGGGCACATCAGAAACAACCTTTTAGGTTTTAGTATCGCAGAAATTTTAAAAGCTTCGGGCAAAAAAGTCTACAAAACACAAATCATCAATGACCGAGGGATTCACATTTGTAAAAGTATGTTGGCTTGGCAACGTTTTGCACAGGGTCAAACGCCCGAATCTACCGGAATTAAAGGAGATAAATTTGTAGGGAATTTCTACGTAAAATTTGATCAAGAATATAAAAAGGAAATTGCTAAACTTGAGCAAGACGGTTTGGCATTAGATGAAGCTAAAGTTAAAGCGCCTATACTTTTGGCTGCACAAGAAATGCTTCGTCAATGGGAGGCTGGTGATGCTGAGGTAGTTAAGCTTTGGAAAACCATGAATCAGTGGGTATATGACGGATTCGAATTGACCTACAATAATTTAGGTGTTAATTTTGATTCTTATTACTATGAAAGTGAGACCTATCTTTTAGGGAAATCTTTTATTGAAGAAGGACTCAAAAAAGGGGTGTTTTTCAAAAAAGACGATGGTTCGGTATGGTGTGATTTAGCAGAAGAAGGATTGGATGAAAAAATTGTACTTCGTTCAGATGGTACAGCGGTTTATATGACTCAAGACATTGGAACAGCGGTACAACGCGTTAAGGATTGTCCTGATATCTCTGCAATGGTGTATACTGTAGGTAATGAACAAGATTATCATTTTAAAGTTCTTTTTCATATTCTTAAAAAATTAGGATTTGAATGGGCTCAAAATCTTTTTCATTTAAGTTATGGTATGGTAGATTTACCAAGTGGTAAAATGAAAAGCCGCGAAGGTACTGTGGTTGACGCAGATGATTTGGTTTTAGAAATGACCAATACAGCTCAGCTAATATCGCAAGACCTCGGTAAGCTCGACGGATACTCAGAGGCTGAAAAAAACAATACGTATAGTATTATAGGTTTGGGGGCTTTGAAGTATTTTATTCTCAAAGTTGATCCTAAAAAATCAATACTTTTTGATCCTGAAGCATCTGTAGATTTTCAAGGAAATACTGGGCCTTTTATTCAATACACATATGCTCGAATTCAGGCCATTTTAAGAAAAGCCCCTACTGATGGACAAATAGATTTTTCTAAACTATCACTAAGTGTTAAAGAGCGAAATGTGCTGAAGCAATTAGAAGTGTTCCCAGTTGTGATTCAACAAGCCGCGGCTAATTATAGTCCTGCGCTTATTGCCAATTATACGTACGATTTAGTCAAAGAATTTAATTCTTTTTATCAGAACATTTCTATCCTTGGTGCCGAGAGTTCTGGACTAATGAGTTTTAGAGTTCAATTGTGTGCTGCTGTTGGAGAAACCATAAAAAATGCATTTAGTCTGCTCGGCATTCAAGTCCCAGAGCGCATGTAG
- the ctlX gene encoding citrulline utilization hydrolase CtlX produces MNKQITNSVLMIRPVQFRMNEQTAVNNYYQKKIKDLKPVEVNRLAAQEFDALVDKLRSVGVHVIVVNDTKEFDTPDSIFPNNWISFHHNGTAALYPMFAENRRHERKESILEAVEQNGFFIEHIIDYSAAEQEEVFLEGTGSIILDRENRKAYCALSPRADEALFIEFCEDFDFFPVVFSAYQPVGLKRKKIYHTNVMMCVGTTFALVCLNSIDDKKERKNLVNHLKQTNKDIVDLTENQINQFAGNMLQLSGADQKSYLVMSQSSFDSLRADQRTQLEKHTTLISSPLDTIEVCGGGSARCMMAEIFLPKVTN; encoded by the coding sequence ATGAATAAACAAATTACAAATTCCGTTTTGATGATCCGTCCTGTTCAATTTCGAATGAATGAACAAACAGCGGTCAACAACTACTACCAGAAGAAAATAAAGGACCTAAAACCCGTTGAAGTCAACAGATTAGCTGCCCAAGAATTTGATGCACTTGTAGACAAATTACGCTCTGTTGGTGTCCACGTTATTGTTGTTAATGACACTAAGGAATTTGATACCCCCGATTCAATATTTCCGAATAATTGGATTTCATTTCATCATAATGGCACCGCCGCTTTATACCCTATGTTTGCAGAAAATAGACGTCACGAGCGCAAGGAGTCTATTTTGGAAGCAGTGGAACAAAACGGATTTTTTATTGAACACATTATTGATTACAGTGCTGCAGAGCAAGAAGAAGTTTTTTTAGAAGGCACAGGGAGTATTATTTTAGATCGTGAGAACAGAAAGGCATATTGTGCATTATCACCTCGTGCAGACGAAGCACTCTTTATTGAATTTTGTGAGGATTTTGATTTTTTCCCTGTTGTGTTTTCGGCCTATCAACCTGTTGGTCTAAAACGAAAGAAAATATACCATACTAATGTCATGATGTGTGTCGGCACCACCTTCGCACTCGTATGTTTGAATTCTATTGACGATAAGAAAGAACGTAAAAACTTAGTCAATCATTTAAAACAAACTAACAAAGATATTGTCGACCTCACAGAAAATCAGATCAATCAATTTGCGGGGAATATGCTTCAGCTTAGTGGCGCAGATCAGAAATCCTATCTAGTTATGAGCCAGTCTTCGTTCGATTCTCTTCGCGCTGATCAACGCACTCAACTCGAAAAGCACACCACCCTAATATCAAGCCCTCTTGATACTATTGAAGTTTGCGGTGGCGGAAGCGCACGCTGCATGATGGCTGAGATATTTTTGCCTAAAGTGACTAATTAA
- a CDS encoding citrate synthase translates to MSEKATLEFNGQKYDFPIVHGTEKEIAINISSLRAVTGGVTTIDPGFKNTGSCESAITFLDGEKGILRYRGYSIEELAAKADFLEVAFLLIFGELPTDEQLSKFHEDIKENSIVDDDIRKILDAFPKSAHPMGVLSSLTSALTAFNPGSVNVESEEDMYNSVVKLLGKLPVLVAWTMRKKQGLPLDYGDEDLGFVENVLKMMFKQPNKAYVQNPIIVNALNKLLILHADHEQNCSTSTVRIVGSSHAGLFASISSGISALWGPLHGGANQAVLEMLEAIKEDGGDTKKYMAKAKDKSDPFRLMGFGHRVYKNFDPRAKIIKVAADEVLNDLGVEDPILDIAKGLEREALADPYFVQRKLYPNVDFYSGIIYRAMGIPVDMFTVMFALGRLPGWIGQWREMRLRKEPIGRPRQIYSGETARSFSSSKR, encoded by the coding sequence ATGTCAGAAAAAGCTACCCTCGAATTCAACGGACAAAAATATGACTTTCCAATTGTCCACGGAACTGAAAAAGAAATAGCCATCAACATCAGTAGTCTTCGTGCAGTCACTGGTGGAGTAACTACTATCGACCCTGGATTTAAAAATACAGGTTCTTGTGAGAGTGCAATTACTTTTTTAGACGGAGAAAAAGGAATTTTAAGGTACAGAGGGTATTCCATTGAAGAACTTGCAGCAAAAGCTGATTTTTTAGAAGTTGCCTTTTTGTTAATTTTTGGAGAGTTGCCAACAGACGAGCAACTTTCTAAATTTCATGAAGACATCAAAGAGAATTCTATTGTAGATGATGACATCAGAAAAATATTAGATGCATTCCCAAAATCCGCACACCCCATGGGTGTGTTGTCTTCGCTCACTTCAGCACTCACAGCTTTTAATCCAGGGTCTGTAAATGTAGAATCAGAAGAAGACATGTATAATTCCGTAGTTAAGCTTCTCGGAAAACTTCCTGTTTTAGTAGCATGGACAATGCGTAAAAAGCAAGGCTTACCTTTGGATTATGGAGACGAAGATTTAGGTTTTGTTGAAAACGTATTGAAAATGATGTTTAAGCAACCAAATAAAGCCTATGTGCAAAATCCAATTATTGTCAATGCTTTAAACAAGTTACTCATCCTTCATGCTGATCACGAGCAAAACTGCTCGACTTCTACTGTTCGTATTGTTGGGTCATCACATGCAGGTTTATTTGCTTCAATTTCATCTGGTATTTCTGCTTTATGGGGTCCACTTCACGGAGGAGCAAACCAAGCAGTATTAGAAATGTTAGAGGCAATTAAAGAAGATGGAGGAGACACCAAGAAATACATGGCAAAAGCAAAAGACAAAAGCGATCCGTTTCGCCTTATGGGCTTTGGTCATCGTGTGTACAAAAACTTTGATCCACGAGCTAAAATTATCAAAGTAGCAGCCGACGAAGTTTTAAATGATTTGGGAGTAGAAGACCCTATTTTAGATATTGCCAAAGGTTTAGAAAGAGAAGCTCTTGCCGATCCTTATTTTGTACAAAGAAAACTGTACCCTAATGTGGACTTTTATTCTGGTATAATCTACAGGGCTATGGGAATTCCTGTAGATATGTTTACCGTTATGTTTGCTCTAGGGCGTTTACCAGGGTGGATAGGGCAGTGGCGCGAAATGCGTTTGCGTAAAGAACCAATTGGGCGTCCGAGACAGATATACAGTGGAGAAACTGCTCGATCTTTCTCTTCTTCAAAGCGCTAA
- a CDS encoding dimethylarginine dimethylaminohydrolase family protein — MLNLNVLNEFSTLKAVVLGVAKSNGPTPTPEACYDPSSLKHVLQGTYPSEKDMVEEMSALVQIFESHGVKVYRPNIIENCNQIFARDIAFVIEDKLIKSNILPDRAEEFSALDQIVRQIDSQKCIELPEECHVEGGDVIVHNDYIFVGVYLGDDYSSFITARTNIQAVEALRSLFPNKKVKALELKKSNTNPLEGALHLDCCFQPLGRGKALLHREGFTNQEDFIFLEKLFGKEHIYLTTKQEMANMNCNVFSISNDVVISEAGFTRLNKWLELHKFKVEKVSYSEISKQGGLLRCSTLPLIRL, encoded by the coding sequence ATGCTGAACTTAAACGTTTTAAATGAATTCAGTACATTAAAAGCAGTTGTTCTCGGTGTGGCTAAAAGTAACGGCCCTACCCCAACTCCAGAAGCTTGCTACGACCCTAGTAGCCTGAAACATGTTCTTCAAGGCACCTATCCATCAGAAAAGGATATGGTAGAAGAAATGAGCGCCTTAGTTCAAATTTTTGAATCGCATGGCGTCAAGGTGTATCGCCCAAATATTATTGAAAATTGTAATCAAATTTTCGCTAGAGATATAGCTTTCGTAATCGAGGATAAACTAATCAAATCCAATATATTGCCAGATCGTGCAGAGGAATTTTCAGCCTTAGATCAAATTGTGCGTCAAATTGATTCCCAAAAATGCATCGAACTTCCAGAAGAATGTCATGTAGAGGGCGGCGATGTGATTGTCCACAATGATTATATTTTTGTAGGTGTTTATTTAGGGGATGATTACTCAAGTTTTATCACTGCACGAACTAATATTCAAGCGGTAGAAGCACTTCGGTCACTTTTCCCCAATAAAAAAGTTAAAGCACTTGAATTGAAAAAGTCAAATACTAATCCATTGGAAGGCGCACTTCATTTAGATTGTTGTTTTCAGCCACTCGGAAGAGGCAAAGCACTATTGCATAGAGAAGGATTTACAAATCAAGAGGATTTTATTTTTTTGGAAAAACTATTTGGCAAAGAGCATATTTATTTAACAACTAAACAAGAAATGGCAAATATGAATTGTAATGTCTTTTCAATTTCCAATGATGTTGTTATCTCCGAGGCAGGTTTTACAAGGTTAAATAAATGGTTAGAACTTCATAAATTCAAGGTAGAAAAGGTAAGCTACTCAGAAATATCCAAGCAAGGAGGTCTTTTGAGGTGCTCAACTCTGCCTTTAATTCGCTTATAG
- a CDS encoding SprT-like domain-containing protein, with protein sequence MNQDVTSYIPKAARDQVLQLLNDDHLQVVVKKARKTRHGDYIKRSNVHHQITVNSNLNPYRFLVTLLHEIAHYEAYKSFGAHIRPHGNEWKLTFQRLALPFLNPEIFPAQTLPFLAHYFKNPKASSDSDILLSRSLKQFDPPNEKTYIYEIAEGTRFKTSNGKIFCMGKIRRTRFEAIELQSGRSYAFNPNAEVEVLLDS encoded by the coding sequence ATGAATCAAGACGTAACATCCTACATTCCTAAAGCTGCTCGCGATCAGGTTTTGCAGTTGCTCAATGATGACCATTTACAAGTGGTTGTAAAAAAAGCCCGAAAAACGCGTCACGGAGACTATATAAAACGCAGTAATGTACATCATCAGATTACAGTAAACTCAAATCTAAATCCTTACCGGTTTTTGGTTACTTTGCTTCACGAAATTGCCCATTACGAGGCTTATAAAAGTTTCGGCGCTCATATTAGACCCCATGGGAATGAGTGGAAACTCACCTTTCAACGTCTTGCCTTGCCATTTCTTAATCCCGAAATTTTCCCTGCGCAGACACTTCCTTTTTTAGCTCATTATTTTAAAAACCCTAAAGCGAGCAGTGATTCTGATATTTTACTCTCTCGATCCCTTAAACAATTTGACCCTCCTAATGAAAAAACTTATATCTATGAGATTGCTGAAGGAACCCGCTTTAAAACATCCAATGGTAAAATATTTTGCATGGGAAAAATAAGGCGTACACGCTTTGAGGCTATTGAACTTCAATCCGGACGTTCTTATGCATTCAATCCTAATGCAGAAGTTGAAGTTCTTTTGGATTCATAA